In Sphingobacterium zeae, one genomic interval encodes:
- a CDS encoding dihydroneopterin aldolase, which produces MATILQTVSLKEARFYAPIGYYEEEQVLGNEFFVSIDVCFPFLNLETENLKNTLNYEELYHITASVMRPKRKLLESAASEILDQIRNRVSHAVTITVVIRKSNPPFGGDLACSQVSLNYFKD; this is translated from the coding sequence ATGGCAACCATTTTACAGACAGTATCACTAAAAGAAGCACGATTCTATGCACCGATAGGGTATTATGAAGAAGAACAGGTGTTGGGTAACGAATTTTTTGTCTCTATTGACGTATGTTTTCCCTTTCTGAATTTGGAGACGGAGAATTTGAAAAATACGCTTAATTACGAGGAACTTTACCACATTACCGCCAGCGTAATGCGACCTAAACGAAAATTGCTTGAATCTGCTGCGTCAGAAATATTGGACCAGATTCGAAATCGGGTATCCCATGCTGTAACGATCACAGTCGTCATACGAAAATCAAATCCTCCTTTCGGCGGCGATCTTGCCTGCTCACAAGTCAGTCTTAACTATTTCAAGGATTAA
- a CDS encoding AAA family ATPase: MNIFDLVIADKEKIALETVFLQEESRQKLLQLIKEHRYIKELAQLGLPVSNKILLHGYSGCGKTTTAKALATALDKPIYVLNLSNLISSRIGETSQHLKQVFDKAGREKAVLFLDEFDQIGKARISEEKDVGEMRRLVNSIIQLIDYFPAEAVLVAATNHPEILDTAIIRRFQLRLAFELPTNGQLDAYYENLFMPFPQYAEVVPRRYGISYAEAKDYIYDAVKSLVIAALENPKI, encoded by the coding sequence ATGAATATTTTTGATCTGGTCATTGCTGATAAAGAAAAGATCGCTTTGGAAACGGTTTTCTTACAGGAAGAAAGTCGTCAGAAGCTTTTGCAGCTCATTAAAGAGCATCGTTATATCAAAGAGCTTGCACAATTAGGTCTGCCGGTCAGCAATAAGATTTTACTGCATGGTTATTCTGGCTGTGGAAAAACCACAACGGCCAAAGCCCTGGCAACAGCGCTCGACAAACCCATTTATGTGTTGAATTTGAGCAATCTTATTTCGTCTCGTATTGGGGAGACTTCCCAACACCTGAAACAGGTCTTCGACAAAGCGGGGCGCGAAAAGGCCGTTTTGTTTTTAGACGAATTCGACCAGATTGGTAAGGCACGGATTAGTGAAGAGAAAGATGTGGGTGAAATGCGCCGCCTTGTTAATTCCATTATCCAGCTGATCGATTATTTTCCCGCTGAAGCGGTATTGGTTGCTGCTACCAATCATCCTGAGATATTGGACACCGCTATCATTCGACGTTTTCAGCTTCGTCTGGCGTTTGAGTTACCGACCAACGGGCAGTTAGATGCCTATTATGAGAATCTGTTTATGCCATTTCCACAGTATGCTGAAGTCGTTCCCAGGCGTTATGGGATTTCTTATGCAGAGGCCAAAGATTATATTTACGATGCCGTCAAATCCTTGGTGATTGCTGCGCTAGAAAACCCTAAAATTTAA
- a CDS encoding Hsp20/alpha crystallin family protein, which yields MALIKFPSKSLNTDAVNPFVNTVFDNLFNDNFISDRLVSRVPAVNISETEKSFKVEMAAPGLDKSDFKINVDKNLITISAEKKEESVSEEKLYSKKEFNYSSFSRSFTLPDTVDYSSIEAAYEGGILILTVGKKEDAIIAKRLIEVK from the coding sequence ATGGCATTAATTAAATTCCCATCGAAAAGTTTAAATACTGATGCAGTAAATCCGTTTGTAAACACTGTATTTGATAATTTATTCAATGATAATTTTATTTCAGATCGTTTGGTATCTCGTGTTCCGGCGGTGAATATATCAGAAACTGAGAAATCTTTCAAAGTTGAAATGGCTGCGCCAGGATTGGATAAGTCTGATTTTAAGATTAATGTAGATAAAAATCTGATTACAATTTCGGCTGAGAAAAAGGAGGAAAGTGTCAGTGAAGAGAAATTATACAGTAAAAAAGAATTCAATTATTCATCATTCTCGCGCTCGTTTACTTTGCCTGATACGGTAGATTACAGCAGTATTGAGGCTGCGTATGAAGGAGGGATATTGATTTTAACTGTGGGCAAGAAAGAGGATGCAATTATCGCTAAGCGTTTAATTGAAGTGAAGTAA
- a CDS encoding acyl-CoA thioesterase produces MENIFYEGQIIWAQIDANRHMRHSAYADICAQARSNMLHKVGFSLDKFAEYHIGPILFREELLYFKEIHLDEYVQVKVELTKYNKNNSRFSFMHQVFRSDGTRCCTVHVDGAWLDLKKRKLTKLPEELAPFLARIPRAEKYEETE; encoded by the coding sequence ATGGAAAATATATTTTATGAAGGCCAAATCATTTGGGCGCAGATCGATGCAAATAGACATATGCGCCATTCTGCTTACGCTGATATTTGCGCGCAGGCGCGAAGTAATATGCTGCACAAGGTGGGGTTTTCCCTCGATAAATTTGCGGAATACCATATTGGCCCCATATTATTTAGAGAAGAACTCCTTTATTTTAAGGAAATCCATCTGGACGAATATGTACAAGTCAAAGTGGAATTGACGAAATACAACAAAAACAATAGCCGGTTTTCATTTATGCATCAAGTATTTCGTTCTGACGGAACACGCTGCTGCACAGTTCATGTCGATGGAGCGTGGTTAGATCTTAAGAAACGAAAATTAACAAAATTACCAGAAGAATTAGCGCCCTTTCTCGCCAGAATTCCTCGAGCTGAAAAATATGAAGAGACAGAATAA
- a CDS encoding RNA polymerase sigma factor translates to MNPSEIEFLRLIDENKGILVKVSRMYMDDHDGRQDLYQEIVYQLWKSYGTFKRQSKFSTWMYRVALNTAMVFLKKEKKHQIYDALDERHDAADEGYDADKDEQLKVFYQAVQELNAIEKALIFLFLEGQSHREIAENLGISEVNARVKLNRTKERIQQIIKKYNYEF, encoded by the coding sequence GTGAACCCATCGGAAATAGAATTTCTTAGACTGATTGATGAGAATAAAGGAATTCTCGTTAAGGTGAGCCGTATGTATATGGATGATCACGATGGGCGGCAGGACCTTTATCAGGAAATCGTATATCAATTGTGGAAATCCTACGGAACATTTAAGCGGCAGAGTAAATTTTCAACATGGATGTATCGTGTTGCCCTTAATACGGCCATGGTATTTTTAAAAAAGGAAAAGAAGCATCAGATTTACGATGCATTGGACGAACGGCATGACGCTGCCGATGAAGGTTATGACGCTGATAAAGACGAGCAATTAAAAGTTTTCTATCAGGCAGTCCAGGAACTCAATGCAATCGAAAAAGCGCTGATCTTTTTGTTTTTAGAGGGCCAAAGTCATCGGGAAATTGCCGAGAATTTGGGTATATCAGAGGTGAATGCCCGGGTGAAATTGAACCGTACAAAAGAACGAATTCAACAGATCATTAAAAAATATAACTATGAATTTTGA
- a CDS encoding ABC1 kinase family protein: MFNPTKKLQRSSQILSILAKYGFKDAIARLPWKGSRASVDHSIDVDTVSVYARIRMALEELGPAFIKLGQSASTREGLLPKDLVDELKRLEDNVPPFEVDIKSYLAEELELDIDAYFQEIVAEPFAAASIAQVYRATLIDGTQTVLKVRRPGIDEMMRSDLALMRDIAKILTMYNDVLENLNLSLIVESFSMTLQEEMSLVIERHNIERFAKNFKGNKGIKVPRVYPELSSDRVLCMEYLDGFKVTDVAEIKRRGMDVQSLVKNGINLYLEQVIIHGFFHGDPHPGNMMVMPDGRIAFLDFGNMGKLLGIDRRLLEEFIQSAISEDAVRLADVIEDVAVVSHIPDRNQFERSLYEIFDMIDNVSLGDLSLDLLFNKLWKIIGDNRLYFPEYIYQLMRGISLMEGIGRQLYPDLNIMESIKPFARRIMMERLSPQAMFKKGKYKVESFVRDVEKLPEDMRALVRLFRTGNFTLNHRLISARSFNTILRKGVNRIVIGIMFMSLNLLGGMIIVARVEPKWWGIPVFAWICLGSAWVFAVYLFIAMIRAKDND; this comes from the coding sequence ATGTTTAATCCGACAAAGAAGTTACAGCGTAGTTCCCAGATCTTAAGTATATTGGCCAAATATGGTTTTAAAGACGCAATCGCTCGTTTGCCATGGAAAGGATCTAGAGCTTCGGTAGATCATTCCATTGACGTTGATACCGTTAGTGTATATGCCCGTATACGTATGGCGCTTGAAGAGTTAGGTCCGGCATTTATCAAGCTTGGACAATCTGCTTCGACTCGGGAGGGGCTGCTGCCGAAAGATTTGGTAGATGAACTTAAACGCCTGGAGGATAATGTCCCACCTTTTGAAGTAGACATTAAATCCTATCTCGCAGAAGAACTGGAGCTGGATATTGACGCGTATTTTCAGGAGATTGTGGCCGAACCGTTTGCTGCAGCTTCTATCGCTCAGGTGTACAGAGCAACCTTAATAGATGGAACCCAAACGGTGCTAAAGGTGCGACGCCCGGGTATCGATGAGATGATGCGCAGTGATCTGGCACTCATGCGTGATATTGCCAAAATCCTGACCATGTACAATGATGTACTGGAAAACCTTAATCTATCTTTGATTGTCGAATCTTTTTCCATGACTTTGCAGGAGGAAATGTCTTTGGTGATTGAACGACACAATATTGAGCGGTTCGCTAAAAATTTTAAGGGAAATAAAGGTATAAAGGTGCCGCGGGTTTACCCCGAACTATCGTCCGATCGTGTGCTTTGCATGGAGTATCTGGATGGTTTTAAAGTTACCGATGTGGCAGAGATCAAGCGGCGGGGAATGGACGTTCAATCGCTTGTTAAAAATGGGATCAATTTGTATCTCGAACAGGTTATCATCCATGGTTTCTTCCATGGCGATCCGCATCCAGGAAATATGATGGTAATGCCAGACGGGCGGATTGCCTTTTTGGATTTTGGAAACATGGGTAAATTATTGGGTATAGACCGTAGACTACTGGAAGAGTTTATTCAATCGGCAATATCAGAGGATGCTGTCCGGCTTGCTGACGTGATCGAAGATGTAGCTGTCGTTAGTCATATACCAGACCGGAATCAGTTTGAGCGTTCGCTTTATGAGATTTTCGATATGATCGATAATGTATCACTTGGTGATCTTAGCTTAGATTTATTGTTCAATAAACTATGGAAAATTATAGGCGACAATCGCCTGTATTTTCCGGAGTATATTTATCAGTTGATGCGGGGCATCTCCCTGATGGAGGGGATAGGCCGTCAATTATATCCTGATCTCAACATTATGGAAAGCATTAAGCCCTTTGCGCGGCGCATTATGATGGAAAGGCTCTCTCCGCAGGCCATGTTCAAAAAAGGAAAATATAAAGTGGAGTCCTTTGTTCGTGATGTGGAGAAACTACCAGAAGATATGCGTGCGCTCGTTCGCTTATTCCGGACCGGGAATTTTACCCTCAACCATCGTTTGATCAGCGCCCGATCTTTCAATACGATCCTAAGAAAAGGGGTCAATCGTATCGTCATTGGCATTATGTTTATGTCGCTCAATTTGCTGGGCGGAATGATCATCGTGGCGCGAGTTGAACCGAAATGGTGGGGAATCCCCGTTTTTGCCTGGATATGCTTAGGTTCGGCTTGGGTTTTTGCAGTTTATTTATTTATTGCCATGATTCGGGCAAAGGACAATGATTAG
- a CDS encoding SDR family oxidoreductase has product MEINLTGKKALIGASSTGIGGGIARVLASCGVSVTLASRNEQKLQDACESLDRSKGQVHQYLLVNYNDHEAYKKQIAHYFESNKVDILINNSNGPQAGTIAQKQLSDYQDAFELLFQNHCYTTGCALPYMQANGYGRIINVSSSTVKEPVSNLVLSNTIRTALVSWSKSLAEDVAKDGVTVNSILTGLFDTDRIQSLTNLDAQRLGISYDDALQIRLKQVPAQRLGKPEEYGYLVAFLCSTYASYLTGANIPLDGGLLKGL; this is encoded by the coding sequence ATGGAAATTAATCTAACAGGGAAAAAGGCTTTGATTGGAGCGAGTTCAACGGGTATAGGTGGTGGGATTGCCCGAGTGCTTGCCTCTTGTGGTGTATCGGTGACATTAGCCTCCCGAAATGAGCAAAAGCTACAGGATGCGTGTGAAAGTCTAGACAGGTCTAAAGGGCAGGTACATCAATATTTGCTGGTGAATTACAACGATCACGAAGCCTATAAAAAACAGATAGCACATTATTTTGAGTCGAATAAGGTCGATATTTTAATCAACAATTCGAATGGGCCCCAAGCAGGAACCATAGCACAAAAGCAGCTTTCAGATTATCAGGATGCTTTTGAGCTCTTGTTTCAAAATCACTGCTACACGACCGGATGTGCATTGCCTTATATGCAAGCTAACGGATATGGTCGTATTATTAATGTTTCTTCTTCTACAGTGAAGGAGCCGGTTTCTAACTTGGTATTATCCAATACCATCCGTACCGCATTGGTTAGTTGGAGTAAATCGTTGGCGGAGGATGTTGCCAAAGATGGTGTGACAGTAAACAGCATTTTGACAGGACTATTTGATACTGACCGCATACAGTCGCTAACCAATCTGGATGCACAACGTTTGGGCATATCCTACGATGATGCGCTGCAAATACGCTTAAAACAGGTTCCGGCACAACGCCTGGGTAAACCCGAGGAATATGGCTATCTCGTCGCTTTCCTTTGCTCAACCTACGCAAGCTATCTTACCGGTGCCAATATTCCGCTGGATGGCGGTCTGCTGAAAGGTCTGTAA
- a CDS encoding YceI family protein, with protein sequence MNRFFQVLAVAVLMINVAVAQVKWSADPAHTNARFDVKHLGISFVDGEFTKVEGTVETATGTSFNNAKINFSIDVNSIDTRVAARDNHLKTDDFFAAEKFPKMTLKSVSFNNAKVKGKYVMVADLTIRDVTKKVTFEVTQNGGIITDPWGKTRAGFTAKTTINRHDFGLKYNDKLPSGVEAVASDVDIIVNTELVLN encoded by the coding sequence ATGAATAGATTTTTCCAAGTTTTGGCAGTAGCAGTATTAATGATTAATGTTGCTGTAGCACAAGTAAAATGGTCTGCAGACCCAGCGCACACAAATGCAAGATTTGACGTAAAACACCTAGGTATCAGCTTTGTTGATGGTGAATTTACAAAAGTAGAAGGTACAGTTGAAACTGCAACAGGTACAAGTTTTAACAATGCCAAAATCAATTTTTCTATTGATGTCAACAGTATCGATACACGTGTCGCTGCCCGTGACAACCACTTGAAAACTGACGATTTCTTTGCTGCGGAAAAATTCCCTAAAATGACCTTGAAGTCTGTTAGTTTTAACAATGCAAAAGTAAAAGGAAAATATGTAATGGTAGCGGATCTAACAATCCGTGATGTAACGAAAAAAGTGACTTTCGAGGTTACTCAAAATGGAGGAATCATTACTGATCCTTGGGGCAAAACACGTGCAGGCTTCACTGCTAAAACAACAATTAACCGCCACGACTTTGGCTTGAAATACAACGATAAACTACCTTCGGGTGTAGAAGCTGTTGCTTCGGATGTTGATATCATTGTAAACACTGAATTGGTGTTAAATTAA
- a CDS encoding Crp/Fnr family transcriptional regulator, producing MEQFREFVKQRIDVTEDELNDIVSRYQVKKIKKKEYFLRAGEICHHEAYVLSGLFKSFYITADGIEHILQFAIEDWWIGDIASFNYQEPALQNIQALENAVVLTLSKKDKDKLYKDHPIFEKLSRIMAQRAQVASQHRIISSIGFTAQERYLDFIKRYPKIYPRISNMQLASYLGVTQEFLSRLKRQLLKPNRNS from the coding sequence ATGGAACAATTTAGGGAATTTGTAAAACAACGCATTGATGTCACAGAGGACGAGCTGAATGACATTGTTTCGCGTTATCAAGTCAAAAAAATAAAGAAAAAAGAGTACTTTCTACGCGCCGGTGAAATCTGCCATCATGAAGCATATGTGCTGAGCGGTCTATTTAAATCATTCTATATCACTGCCGACGGGATAGAACATATACTACAATTTGCGATTGAAGATTGGTGGATTGGAGATATTGCGAGCTTCAACTATCAGGAGCCGGCACTACAAAACATTCAGGCGCTAGAAAATGCTGTCGTACTTACCCTCTCAAAAAAAGATAAAGACAAACTGTACAAAGACCATCCAATCTTTGAAAAACTTTCTCGGATAATGGCACAGCGTGCACAGGTCGCATCCCAACATCGCATCATTTCGAGTATCGGATTTACGGCTCAGGAGAGATATCTTGATTTTATCAAGAGGTATCCCAAAATTTACCCGAGGATTTCAAATATGCAATTAGCATCCTATCTGGGCGTCACACAAGAGTTTCTTAGTCGCCTAAAAAGACAGCTCTTAAAACCTAATCGAAATTCTTGA
- a CDS encoding GNAT family N-acetyltransferase — translation MKFVAPNTLENDNVLLRIMNPSDFDALYQVAKDPLIWEQHPNKDRWKEDVFRQFFEAALASKSAYLIYDKKNNTCIGSTRYYGLDQVGRSIFVGFTFYARAYWGVGINPLVKEMMFDFAFNFVDSILMHVGAENYRSQKAVERLGAIKVAERIVSYVNEPERKNIEYMLQKSSWLRAKR, via the coding sequence ATGAAGTTTGTCGCTCCCAACACGCTCGAAAATGATAATGTCTTATTGAGGATCATGAACCCATCGGACTTCGATGCGCTATACCAAGTTGCCAAGGATCCGCTGATCTGGGAACAGCATCCCAATAAAGACCGTTGGAAAGAAGATGTTTTCCGCCAATTTTTTGAGGCTGCTTTGGCAAGTAAATCAGCTTATTTAATCTATGACAAAAAGAATAATACATGCATTGGCAGTACACGGTATTATGGGCTTGACCAGGTTGGGAGATCAATTTTTGTTGGATTTACCTTTTATGCGCGCGCTTATTGGGGGGTGGGCATTAATCCTTTGGTAAAAGAGATGATGTTTGACTTTGCTTTCAATTTTGTAGACAGCATTTTAATGCATGTTGGTGCGGAGAATTATCGCTCGCAGAAGGCTGTGGAACGCTTGGGGGCAATCAAAGTCGCGGAGCGGATCGTGAGCTACGTAAATGAACCTGAAAGGAAGAACATTGAATATATGCTGCAGAAATCTTCTTGGCTGCGCGCCAAGAGATAA
- a CDS encoding DUF1634 domain-containing protein translates to MKHVFSKHYWGDKDISLLVGQILRTGVVIASSILVLGGILYLIVHGQETVPNYSDFVGEGNANTTITGIITGALSRNVPQIIQLGVLLLIFTPIVRVIGSLFGFVIEKDKLYIIITLIVLAVIIGSILSGVKG, encoded by the coding sequence ATGAAACACGTATTTTCCAAACATTATTGGGGAGACAAAGATATCTCACTACTCGTCGGACAAATTTTACGAACAGGAGTTGTCATCGCTTCTTCCATTCTCGTCCTGGGTGGCATCCTTTACCTCATCGTTCATGGACAGGAAACTGTACCGAATTACAGCGATTTTGTCGGTGAGGGAAACGCCAACACCACAATTACTGGGATCATTACTGGCGCATTAAGCCGAAACGTTCCCCAAATCATACAGCTTGGTGTCCTTTTATTGATTTTCACCCCTATTGTACGGGTAATTGGTTCACTATTTGGATTTGTAATCGAAAAGGACAAGCTTTATATCATCATTACATTGATCGTATTAGCTGTCATTATAGGGAGCATACTAAGCGGCGTCAAGGGGTAA
- a CDS encoding sulfite exporter TauE/SafE family protein, whose product MTILTFTIILLLGAYVAGLLGSLTGLGGGVVVIPLLTLFFHVDIRYAIGAALLASIATSSGAATAYVKEGITNIRLGMFLEIATTIGAVIGAVIAIYMPTNTIAIIFGFVLIFSAAMTVRKKNEHANAGGSPLAEKLKLNSTYPVEGKLIPYKLTNIVGGFSLMGVAGVISGLLGIGSGSLKVLAMDSMMKIPFKVSTTTSNFMIGVTAAASAVVYLQRGYMDPGIAFPVILGVLGGAITGSKLLKRMNPKTLRIIFAVAITFVALEMIFNGFQQKF is encoded by the coding sequence ATGACTATTCTCACGTTTACAATCATCCTTCTCTTAGGGGCTTATGTAGCAGGGTTATTAGGATCGCTGACAGGCTTAGGGGGTGGGGTCGTTGTGATACCTTTATTAACACTCTTCTTTCATGTTGATATTCGTTATGCCATAGGAGCAGCATTGCTTGCTTCCATAGCCACTTCTTCTGGTGCTGCAACAGCTTATGTCAAGGAAGGCATTACCAATATCCGGCTAGGTATGTTTTTAGAAATCGCTACCACCATTGGGGCAGTCATTGGAGCTGTTATCGCCATCTATATGCCGACGAATACCATCGCCATAATCTTTGGTTTTGTACTGATCTTCTCGGCAGCCATGACGGTGCGTAAAAAAAATGAGCACGCAAACGCTGGCGGTTCCCCGTTAGCTGAAAAACTGAAGCTAAACAGTACGTATCCTGTTGAGGGGAAATTAATCCCCTACAAGCTAACCAATATTGTGGGTGGCTTTTCATTAATGGGTGTGGCGGGTGTTATCTCCGGTTTATTGGGGATCGGTTCCGGATCCCTTAAAGTACTTGCAATGGATAGCATGATGAAAATTCCATTTAAAGTCAGTACAACAACGAGTAACTTTATGATCGGTGTTACCGCAGCAGCATCTGCAGTCGTGTATCTGCAGAGAGGTTATATGGATCCCGGTATCGCATTTCCGGTAATTTTAGGCGTATTAGGTGGTGCCATTACAGGATCTAAGCTCCTAAAACGTATGAATCCAAAGACTTTACGGATCATTTTCGCTGTCGCCATAACTTTCGTGGCCTTAGAGATGATTTTCAACGGATTCCAACAAAAATTTTAA